A genomic segment from Alistipes senegalensis JC50 encodes:
- a CDS encoding M23 family metallopeptidase, with amino-acid sequence MGQKGHGFDTGALRAGAGELTHEAQALTRDVMTAPFQLRTYRLIRKILIGFILVSIANVVFSYFFYTPKMYRILRDNRETVIKYRILQDRIRSAQQRVDEIRHRDNYVYRSLFSTDTLSIPGVWQPYPDSKYAAMAEDEYTPLMIGTWRQLDALARTIYLESVSFDELQQLSKNKEQLSAAVPAIWPIERSALHNNHIGAFNMRRMHPVLGYIRPHRGIDLGCDRGTPVYATGDAVVEAASTGGNGGYGHMVLLNHEFGYKTRYAHLSKILVQPGERVVRGQIIAETGNTGISSGPHLHYEVIHKGVPVNPINYFNRNMTSEEYEQLMENMRETNFEKL; translated from the coding sequence ATGGGGCAAAAAGGACACGGATTCGATACCGGGGCGCTGCGGGCCGGCGCGGGGGAGCTGACGCACGAAGCGCAGGCACTCACGCGCGATGTGATGACGGCCCCGTTCCAGCTGCGCACCTACCGTCTGATCCGCAAGATTCTGATCGGTTTCATCCTCGTCTCGATCGCCAACGTCGTCTTCTCGTATTTCTTCTACACGCCCAAGATGTACCGCATCCTGCGCGACAACCGCGAAACGGTCATCAAGTACCGCATCCTCCAGGACCGCATCCGCAGCGCCCAGCAGCGGGTCGATGAAATACGCCACCGCGACAACTACGTCTACCGGTCGCTCTTCTCGACCGACACGCTCTCGATCCCGGGGGTGTGGCAGCCCTACCCCGACTCGAAATACGCCGCGATGGCCGAGGACGAATACACCCCGCTGATGATCGGGACGTGGCGGCAGCTCGACGCGCTGGCCCGCACGATCTATCTCGAATCGGTGTCGTTCGACGAACTGCAACAGCTGTCGAAAAACAAGGAGCAGCTTTCGGCGGCCGTTCCGGCCATCTGGCCCATCGAGCGCAGCGCCCTGCACAACAACCACATCGGCGCCTTCAACATGCGGCGCATGCACCCCGTGCTGGGGTATATCCGCCCCCACAGGGGCATCGACCTGGGATGCGACCGCGGCACGCCGGTCTACGCCACGGGCGACGCCGTGGTGGAGGCGGCCTCCACCGGCGGCAACGGCGGCTACGGGCACATGGTGCTGCTGAACCACGAATTCGGCTACAAGACCCGCTATGCGCACCTGAGCAAGATCCTCGTGCAGCCGGGCGAACGGGTCGTCCGCGGGCAGATCATCGCCGAGACGGGCAACACGGGCATCTCCTCGGGCCCCCACCTCCACTACGAGGTGATCCACAAGGGCGTGCCCGTCAATCCGATCAACTACTTCAACCGCAACATGACCTCCGAAGAGTACGAACAACTCATGGAGAACATGCGCGAAACCAATTTCGAAAAGCTGTAA
- the alaS gene encoding alanine--tRNA ligase, with product MESNKIRQAFLDFFESKGHVIVPSAPMVVKGDPTLMFTNAGMNQFKDIFLGNAPRKYPRAADTQKCLRVSGKHNDLEEVGHDTYHHTMFEMLGNWSYGDYFKKEAIEWAWELLHDVYKLPAERMYATVFEGSEEDGVPFDQEAYDYWKQFLPEDHIIRGNKHDNFWEMGETGPCGPCSEIHFDLRDEAEIALKPGREMVNMSHPQVIEIWNLVFMQFNRKANGSLEELPARNVDTGMGFERLCMILQGKKSNYDTDVFQPTIGRIAAMSGKKYGEDAKADVAMRVIADHLRAIAFSIADGQLPSNVKAGYVIRRILRRAVRYGYTYLGFTEPTLCRLVPGLVEQMGGQFPELKAQQGLIEKVIEEEEASFLRTLATGINLLDGVVERTRKEGRELISGKEAFELYDTFGFPIDLTELIAREQGVGVDLAAFEKELQAQKERSRNAAAVDTDDWVELIPIKESVFTGYDTLTEKVRIARYRRVTSKGKTSYQLVFDRTPFYGNSGGQIGDIGFIESANERIAVVATEKENGLIIHIVRELPENPAAEFTARVDPEKRQAAANNHTATHLMHEALRKVLGTHVEQKGSMVTPEILRFDFSHFQKVTPEELREVERLVNRAVRANHPLVENREATKEEAEKCGAMMLFGEKYGDKVRMVRFGTSVELCGGTHTSATGNIGFFKILSESAISAGVRRIEAVTGEQAEKIIYAAEDTMRNVAEYLNNPQVVQAVKKMLESNETLSKEVETMRREQVAQWADKIIASTPERHGMQIFATQIDRRPDFVKDLAYNLRQRSPKLVFVVGSVWEEKPTLTVMLGDEITAQGVNAGAVVREAAKLMQGGGGGQNFFATAGGKNADGLQAAIDKAVELICNQLN from the coding sequence ATGGAGTCAAATAAAATTCGTCAGGCTTTTCTCGACTTCTTCGAGTCGAAGGGCCACGTTATCGTGCCTTCGGCCCCGATGGTCGTGAAGGGCGACCCGACGCTGATGTTCACCAACGCGGGCATGAACCAGTTCAAGGACATCTTCCTGGGCAACGCTCCCCGCAAATATCCGCGTGCGGCCGATACGCAGAAATGCCTGCGCGTCTCGGGCAAGCACAACGACCTGGAGGAGGTCGGACACGACACCTACCACCATACGATGTTCGAAATGCTGGGCAACTGGTCCTACGGCGACTACTTCAAGAAGGAGGCGATCGAGTGGGCCTGGGAGCTGCTGCACGACGTGTATAAGCTGCCCGCCGAGCGGATGTACGCCACGGTGTTCGAGGGCTCGGAGGAGGACGGCGTGCCGTTCGACCAGGAGGCTTACGACTACTGGAAACAGTTCCTGCCCGAGGACCACATCATCCGCGGCAACAAGCACGACAACTTCTGGGAGATGGGCGAGACGGGTCCCTGCGGCCCCTGCTCGGAGATTCACTTCGACCTGCGCGACGAGGCGGAAATCGCCCTGAAGCCGGGCCGCGAGATGGTCAACATGAGCCATCCGCAGGTGATCGAGATCTGGAACCTCGTCTTCATGCAGTTCAACCGCAAGGCCAACGGTTCGCTGGAGGAGCTTCCGGCGCGCAACGTCGATACGGGCATGGGCTTCGAGCGCCTGTGCATGATCCTGCAAGGCAAGAAGTCGAACTACGACACCGATGTTTTCCAGCCCACGATCGGCCGTATCGCGGCGATGTCGGGCAAGAAATACGGCGAGGACGCCAAGGCCGACGTGGCCATGCGCGTGATCGCCGACCACCTGCGGGCCATCGCCTTTTCGATCGCCGACGGCCAGCTGCCGTCGAACGTCAAGGCGGGTTACGTCATCCGCCGCATCCTGCGCCGCGCCGTGCGTTACGGTTATACCTACCTCGGCTTCACCGAGCCGACGCTCTGCCGCCTGGTTCCCGGACTGGTGGAGCAGATGGGCGGCCAGTTCCCCGAGCTGAAGGCGCAGCAGGGACTTATCGAGAAGGTTATCGAGGAGGAGGAGGCGTCGTTCCTGCGGACGCTGGCCACGGGCATCAACCTGCTGGACGGCGTCGTCGAGCGCACGCGGAAAGAGGGCCGCGAACTGATCTCCGGCAAGGAGGCTTTCGAGCTTTACGATACGTTCGGCTTCCCGATCGACCTCACGGAGCTGATCGCCCGCGAGCAGGGCGTCGGCGTGGACCTCGCGGCTTTCGAGAAGGAGTTGCAGGCCCAGAAAGAGCGTTCGCGCAACGCCGCGGCCGTCGATACCGACGACTGGGTGGAGCTGATCCCCATCAAGGAGAGCGTCTTCACGGGCTATGACACGCTGACCGAGAAGGTCCGCATCGCCCGCTACCGCCGTGTGACCTCGAAAGGCAAGACTTCGTACCAACTGGTCTTCGACCGCACGCCGTTCTACGGCAATTCGGGCGGTCAGATCGGCGACATCGGCTTCATCGAGAGCGCCAACGAGCGCATTGCGGTCGTGGCCACCGAGAAGGAGAACGGACTCATCATCCATATCGTCAGGGAGCTTCCCGAGAACCCTGCGGCCGAATTCACCGCCCGGGTCGATCCCGAGAAACGGCAGGCTGCGGCCAACAACCACACCGCCACGCACCTCATGCACGAGGCGCTGCGCAAGGTGCTCGGCACGCACGTCGAGCAGAAGGGTTCGATGGTGACGCCCGAGATCCTGCGCTTCGACTTCTCGCATTTCCAGAAGGTTACGCCCGAGGAGCTGCGCGAGGTCGAAAGGCTCGTCAACCGCGCCGTCCGCGCCAACCATCCGCTCGTGGAGAACCGCGAGGCGACCAAGGAGGAGGCCGAGAAATGCGGTGCGATGATGCTCTTCGGCGAGAAATACGGCGACAAGGTCCGCATGGTGCGCTTCGGAACGTCGGTCGAGCTGTGCGGCGGTACGCACACCAGCGCGACGGGCAACATCGGCTTCTTCAAGATCCTTTCCGAGAGCGCCATTTCGGCCGGCGTGCGCCGCATCGAGGCCGTCACGGGCGAGCAGGCCGAGAAGATCATCTACGCCGCCGAGGATACGATGCGCAACGTCGCCGAATACCTCAATAACCCGCAGGTCGTGCAGGCCGTGAAGAAGATGCTCGAAAGCAACGAAACGCTGTCGAAGGAGGTCGAGACCATGCGCCGCGAGCAGGTGGCGCAGTGGGCCGACAAGATCATCGCTTCGACGCCCGAGCGCCACGGCATGCAGATTTTCGCCACGCAGATCGACCGCCGTCCCGATTTCGTGAAAGACCTGGCCTACAACCTGCGCCAGCGCTCTCCGAAGCTGGTTTTCGTCGTCGGTTCCGTCTGGGAGGAGAAGCCGACGCTGACGGTGATGCTGGGCGACGAGATCACGGCTCAGGGCGTGAATGCCGGGGCTGTCGTGCGTGAGGCCGCGAAGCTGATGCAGGGCGGCGGCGGCGGCCAGAACTTCTTTGCGACCGCCGGCGGCAAGAACGCCGACGGATTGCAGGCCGCCATCGACAAGGCCGTGGAGCTGATTTGCAATCAACTCAATTGA
- the gpmI gene encoding 2,3-bisphosphoglycerate-independent phosphoglycerate mutase, translating to MSNNKVLLMILDGWGNGRHDKADVISTVHPEYISAMTAKYPHAELRTDGENVGLPDGQMGNSEVGHLNIGAGRVVYQDLVKINRACRDNSIMQNPEVKAAFEYAKKNGVNVHFMGLVSDGGVHSSLEHLFKLCDIAAEYKIENTFVHCFMDGRDTDPHSGKGFIADLEKHMAASTGKVATVIGRYYAMDRDKRWERVKVAYDALVNGVGEHASDMVAAVQKSYDEGVTDEFIKPVVHVGANGQPVGTIRPNDLVIFFNYRNDRAKELTIVLTQEDMTAEGMHTMPLYYCCMTPYDAKFTGLHILFDKENVPNTIGEYVSAQGLKQLRIAETEKYAHVTFFLNGGREDKFAGEERILVASPKVATYDLQPEMSAPEVADKLVAALGEKKFDFICLNFANGDMVGHTGVYEAIEKAVKAVDKCVSEVVEAAKANGYEVVMIADHGNADNALNPDGTPNTAHSLNPVPIVVVSDRVQSVHDGILADVAPTVLKLMGLEQPAEMTGKPLVEMK from the coding sequence ATGAGCAACAACAAGGTTCTTTTAATGATCCTCGACGGCTGGGGAAACGGCCGTCACGACAAGGCGGACGTGATTTCGACCGTCCATCCCGAATACATCTCGGCCATGACTGCGAAATACCCCCATGCCGAACTGCGCACCGACGGCGAGAACGTCGGTCTGCCCGACGGACAGATGGGCAATTCGGAGGTCGGACACCTCAATATCGGCGCCGGCCGCGTCGTCTATCAGGACCTCGTGAAGATCAACCGCGCCTGCCGCGACAATTCGATCATGCAGAATCCCGAGGTGAAGGCCGCGTTCGAATACGCCAAAAAGAACGGCGTGAACGTGCATTTCATGGGCCTCGTGTCGGACGGCGGCGTGCACTCGTCGCTGGAGCACCTTTTCAAGCTCTGCGACATCGCCGCCGAGTATAAGATCGAAAATACCTTCGTGCATTGCTTCATGGACGGCCGCGACACCGACCCGCACAGCGGCAAGGGATTCATCGCCGACCTCGAAAAGCATATGGCCGCATCGACGGGCAAGGTGGCGACGGTGATCGGCCGCTACTACGCTATGGACCGCGACAAACGCTGGGAGCGCGTGAAGGTGGCTTACGACGCGCTGGTGAACGGCGTCGGCGAACATGCGTCGGATATGGTCGCTGCCGTGCAGAAATCCTATGACGAGGGCGTGACGGACGAGTTCATCAAGCCCGTCGTGCACGTCGGTGCCAACGGACAGCCCGTCGGCACGATCCGCCCGAACGATCTGGTGATCTTCTTCAACTACCGCAACGACCGCGCCAAGGAGCTGACGATCGTGCTGACGCAGGAGGATATGACCGCCGAGGGAATGCACACCATGCCGCTCTACTACTGCTGCATGACTCCTTACGACGCCAAGTTCACGGGCCTGCACATTCTCTTCGACAAGGAGAACGTGCCCAACACCATCGGTGAGTACGTTTCGGCGCAGGGCCTCAAGCAGTTGCGCATCGCCGAGACCGAGAAATACGCCCACGTGACGTTCTTCCTGAACGGCGGCCGCGAGGATAAGTTCGCGGGCGAGGAGCGTATCCTCGTCGCTTCGCCCAAGGTGGCGACCTACGACCTCCAGCCCGAGATGTCGGCCCCGGAGGTCGCCGACAAGCTGGTTGCGGCGCTGGGCGAAAAGAAATTCGACTTCATCTGCCTGAATTTCGCCAACGGCGACATGGTGGGCCACACGGGCGTCTACGAGGCCATCGAGAAGGCCGTGAAGGCTGTCGATAAGTGCGTTTCCGAGGTCGTCGAGGCGGCCAAGGCCAACGGCTACGAGGTGGTGATGATCGCCGACCACGGCAACGCCGACAACGCCCTGAATCCCGACGGTACGCCCAATACGGCGCACTCGTTGAATCCCGTGCCCATCGTGGTGGTTTCGGACCGCGTGCAGTCGGTTCACGACGGCATTTTGGCCGACGTGGCTCCCACGGTGCTGAAGCTGATGGGGCTCGAACAGCCTGCCGAAATGACGGGCAAACCGCTGGTGGAGATGAAATAA
- a CDS encoding prolyl-tRNA synthetase associated domain-containing protein — MDAQPLTADERRRRVFDFLDARGIRYEWYEHPEAPTCEIALQYCRGDGARHCKNLFFRNHKGDRHYLVCFDAEQRLAIRDLEQRLHQGKLSFASPERMERWLGLCPGSVSAFGLINDPAHHVHVFFDIRMRDWPRYAFHPNDNRATVLIEHDEFMRYLAAVGNSYEFIELY; from the coding sequence ATGGACGCACAACCCCTCACGGCCGACGAACGGCGCCGGCGGGTGTTCGACTTCCTCGACGCCCGCGGCATCCGCTACGAGTGGTACGAGCACCCCGAGGCCCCGACCTGCGAAATCGCCCTGCAATACTGCCGCGGCGACGGAGCCAGACACTGCAAGAACCTCTTTTTCCGCAACCACAAGGGCGACCGCCACTATCTCGTATGCTTCGACGCCGAACAGCGGCTGGCGATCCGCGACCTCGAACAGCGGCTGCATCAGGGCAAACTGTCGTTCGCGTCGCCCGAGCGGATGGAACGCTGGCTGGGGCTGTGCCCCGGATCGGTGTCGGCATTCGGGCTGATCAACGACCCGGCGCACCACGTCCACGTCTTTTTCGACATCCGGATGCGCGACTGGCCCCGTTACGCCTTCCACCCCAACGACAACCGCGCGACGGTGCTGATCGAACACGACGAATTCATGCGCTACCTCGCCGCCGTCGGCAACTCCTACGAGTTCATCGAACTCTACTGA
- a CDS encoding NAD(P)-dependent oxidoreductase, with product MQPNIVFLDEYSLGGADLGSIRALGNYTGYETTAREEVVERCREADVAITNKVVFRRETLRQLPRLRLICAAATGMNHIDLDAAAEQGIAVRNAVGYSTHAVTETTIGAAIGLLRQVVYYDRYVKSAYAGSSRQYHFGRTTHQLHGSKWGIVGLGNIGRSVARAAEALGCEVAYTSTSGVVREEPYPALPLDELLRRSDVVSIHAPLTDRTRGLIGARELSLMKPSAILVNVARGGIVDEAALAAALDAGKLAGAGLDVFAHEPLEPGNPLLAVREPDRLLLSPHNAWSPVEAVEVLVECIARNIKEFYKIG from the coding sequence ATGCAACCGAACATCGTATTTCTGGACGAATACAGCCTCGGAGGCGCCGACCTCGGGTCCATCCGTGCGCTGGGCAACTACACGGGCTACGAGACGACGGCCCGCGAAGAGGTCGTCGAACGCTGCCGCGAAGCCGACGTGGCGATCACCAACAAAGTGGTTTTCCGCCGCGAAACCCTGCGGCAGCTGCCCCGCCTGCGGCTGATCTGCGCGGCGGCGACGGGCATGAACCACATCGACCTCGACGCGGCGGCCGAACAGGGCATTGCGGTCCGGAACGCCGTGGGATATTCGACCCACGCCGTGACGGAAACCACCATCGGCGCGGCCATCGGACTGCTGCGGCAGGTGGTCTATTACGACCGTTACGTCAAGAGCGCCTACGCCGGATCGTCCCGGCAATACCACTTCGGCCGCACGACCCACCAGCTCCACGGATCGAAATGGGGCATCGTCGGACTGGGCAACATCGGCCGCAGCGTGGCCCGTGCCGCCGAAGCGCTGGGATGCGAGGTCGCCTATACCTCCACCTCGGGCGTCGTGCGCGAGGAGCCCTACCCCGCCCTGCCGCTCGACGAACTGCTCCGGCGCTCCGACGTGGTGTCGATCCACGCCCCGCTGACCGACCGCACGCGCGGACTGATCGGCGCCCGGGAACTGTCGCTGATGAAGCCCTCGGCCATCCTCGTCAACGTCGCCCGCGGCGGCATCGTGGACGAAGCGGCGCTGGCCGCGGCCCTCGACGCCGGGAAACTGGCCGGAGCGGGCCTCGACGTTTTCGCGCACGAACCCCTCGAACCGGGCAACCCGCTGCTCGCGGTCCGGGAGCCGGACCGGCTGCTGCTTTCGCCCCACAACGCCTGGTCGCCCGTCGAGGCGGTCGAAGTGCTGGTGGAGTGCATTGCACGGAATATCAAAGAGTTCTACAAAATAGGCTGA
- a CDS encoding ThiF family adenylyltransferase gives MDNWLERTELLLGAEKLALLKNAHVLVVGLGGVGAYAAEMIARAGVGRMTVADADTVNATNINRQLVALHSTVGRPKSEVLAERLRDINPEIALTVVNKYIKDEETYTLLDAARYDYVVDAIDTLSPKLALIAAALERGLPLVSSMGAGAKTDPTKLEIADISKTHHCPLAHMLRKRLHKIGIRRGFRAVFSPEPMREGAMILCEEQNKKSNVGTISYIPALFGIGCASVVVRDLIGELEG, from the coding sequence ATGGATAACTGGCTGGAAAGAACCGAATTGCTGTTGGGCGCGGAGAAACTCGCGCTCCTGAAAAACGCCCACGTGCTCGTGGTCGGACTGGGCGGCGTGGGGGCCTACGCCGCGGAGATGATCGCCCGGGCGGGCGTGGGACGCATGACCGTGGCCGACGCCGACACGGTGAACGCGACGAACATCAACCGCCAGCTGGTGGCGCTGCACTCCACCGTCGGCCGTCCGAAATCCGAGGTGCTGGCCGAACGCCTGCGCGACATCAACCCCGAAATCGCACTCACGGTGGTCAATAAATATATCAAGGACGAGGAGACCTACACGCTGCTCGACGCCGCGCGCTACGACTACGTGGTGGACGCCATCGACACCCTCTCGCCCAAACTGGCGCTGATCGCCGCCGCATTGGAACGGGGACTGCCGCTGGTGAGCTCGATGGGCGCCGGGGCCAAGACCGATCCCACGAAGCTGGAGATCGCCGACATTTCGAAAACCCACCACTGCCCGCTGGCCCACATGCTCCGCAAGCGGCTCCACAAAATCGGCATCCGCCGGGGCTTCCGGGCCGTCTTCTCGCCCGAACCGATGCGCGAGGGAGCGATGATCCTCTGCGAGGAGCAGAACAAGAAGTCGAACGTCGGAACCATCTCCTACATCCCGGCGCTGTTCGGCATCGGATGCGCCTCGGTTGTCGTCAGGGATTTAATCGGAGAACTGGAGGGCTAA
- a CDS encoding TatD family hydrolase: MLPYVNIHTHRPTGSGIELRTEGVHPWDADMQLVATLGERLSDAQAVGETGLDFVHGPSREVQTEALRAQLRLARERELPVVLHCVRAFEPLMRELAACEPRAVIFHGFIGSPEQARQALAKGYFLSFGERAFASPKTLAALRETPLSQLFLETDDSPVPIEEIYARAAEARSVPTEVLQRATLANYERIFETRHG, translated from the coding sequence ATGCTTCCCTACGTCAACATACACACCCACCGCCCGACGGGGTCGGGAATCGAACTCCGCACGGAGGGCGTACATCCGTGGGATGCAGACATGCAGCTCGTTGCAACGCTCGGCGAGCGGCTCTCCGACGCGCAGGCCGTGGGCGAGACAGGGCTCGACTTCGTGCACGGCCCCTCGCGCGAGGTGCAGACCGAGGCACTGCGCGCCCAGCTGCGGCTGGCCCGTGAGCGAGAGCTCCCGGTGGTGCTCCACTGCGTGAGGGCCTTCGAACCGCTGATGCGCGAACTGGCGGCGTGCGAACCCCGGGCCGTGATCTTCCACGGATTCATCGGATCGCCCGAGCAGGCGCGGCAGGCCCTGGCGAAAGGCTATTTCCTCTCGTTCGGCGAACGCGCCTTCGCATCGCCCAAAACGCTTGCGGCGCTGCGCGAAACGCCCCTTTCGCAGCTCTTTCTGGAGACCGACGACAGCCCCGTGCCGATCGAAGAGATCTACGCCCGGGCGGCCGAAGCGAGGAGCGTTCCGACGGAGGTGTTGCAACGGGCGACGCTGGCTAATTACGAACGAATATTCGAAACTCGGCATGGATAA
- a CDS encoding Na(+)-translocating NADH-quinone reductase subunit A produces MSKIITLRKGLDINLVGKPQESLAEAPLASEYALSPLDFEGVTPKLLVKEGDKVKAGTPLFFNKANERILFTSPVSGTVAAVNRGEKRKILSVTVTPDATQEYEEFAKPDLKSASREQIVELLLRSGLWPMIVQRPYGIIADPNDTPKAVFVSAFDSAPLAPDYNYVLKAEQKNLQTGIDVMRKLTAGKVHLSVRAKAEGQMPSLRGAEMHTFAGKHPVGNVGVQIHHIDPVNKGEVVWTVNVQDLAIIGRLFNEGRVDMTKIIAVTGSEIEKPQYVRIVGGAKVDSVVKGNVKPQKEGDSIRFISGNVLTGTKTSPDGFMGFYANQLTAIPEGDKYELLGWAMPRFKKFSVSRAYFSWLCPKKAYDLDTNMNGGERPFVVTGLYEQYLPMDIYPMYLLKACLAGDIDKMENLGIYEVTEEDFALCEFVDPSKIEIQQIIRDGINLMIREA; encoded by the coding sequence ATGTCGAAAATCATTACACTACGCAAGGGTTTAGACATCAATCTGGTGGGCAAACCCCAGGAGTCGCTCGCGGAAGCGCCGCTGGCTTCGGAGTATGCCCTCTCGCCCCTCGATTTCGAGGGCGTGACTCCCAAGCTGCTGGTTAAGGAGGGCGATAAGGTGAAAGCCGGTACGCCGTTGTTCTTCAACAAGGCCAACGAGCGCATCCTCTTCACGTCGCCCGTCAGCGGCACGGTGGCCGCCGTCAACCGCGGTGAGAAGCGCAAGATTCTCAGCGTGACGGTGACCCCCGACGCCACGCAGGAGTACGAGGAGTTCGCAAAGCCCGACTTGAAATCGGCTTCGCGCGAGCAGATCGTCGAACTGCTGCTCCGGTCGGGCCTCTGGCCGATGATCGTGCAGCGGCCCTACGGCATCATCGCCGATCCCAACGACACGCCGAAAGCGGTCTTCGTCTCCGCGTTCGACTCGGCGCCTCTGGCCCCGGACTACAACTACGTCCTGAAAGCCGAGCAGAAGAACCTTCAGACGGGTATCGACGTGATGCGGAAACTCACGGCCGGCAAGGTGCACCTCTCGGTGCGCGCCAAGGCCGAAGGGCAGATGCCGTCGCTCCGAGGTGCCGAGATGCACACCTTCGCCGGCAAGCATCCCGTCGGCAACGTCGGCGTGCAGATCCACCACATCGACCCCGTGAACAAGGGCGAGGTGGTGTGGACGGTCAACGTGCAGGATCTGGCCATCATCGGCCGCCTGTTCAACGAAGGCCGCGTCGATATGACGAAGATCATCGCCGTGACCGGCTCGGAGATCGAGAAGCCGCAGTACGTCCGCATCGTGGGCGGCGCGAAGGTCGATTCCGTGGTCAAGGGCAACGTGAAGCCGCAGAAAGAGGGCGACAGCATCCGTTTCATCTCGGGCAACGTGCTCACGGGCACCAAGACCTCGCCGGACGGATTCATGGGCTTCTATGCCAACCAGCTGACGGCCATCCCCGAGGGCGACAAATACGAACTGCTGGGCTGGGCGATGCCCCGCTTCAAGAAGTTCTCCGTCTCGCGCGCCTATTTCTCGTGGCTCTGCCCGAAAAAGGCTTACGACCTCGACACCAACATGAACGGCGGCGAGCGTCCGTTCGTCGTGACGGGGCTCTACGAGCAGTATCTGCCGATGGACATCTACCCGATGTATCTCCTGAAGGCGTGCCTTGCGGGCGACATCGACAAGATGGAGAATCTCGGCATCTACGAGGTCACGGAGGAGGATTTCGCGCTGTGCGAGTTCGTCGATCCCTCGAAGATCGAGATCCAGCAGATCATCCGCGACGGTATTAACTTAATGATCAGGGAGGCTTAA
- the nqrB gene encoding NADH:ubiquinone reductase (Na(+)-transporting) subunit B gives MDNIKPTFSKGGKLGFLESTFDAFETFLFVPNTTTRKGAHIRDCNDMKRTMIMVVVALMPAFLFGCYNTGVQVGLEGFQAFFYGLVRVLPMVCVSYIVGLGIEFGFAQARGHEVNEGFLVSGLLIPMIFPVSTPLWMVGLSTAFAVVFGKEVFGGTGMNVFNPALLARAFAFFAYTPSMSGETVWYSDWTMMGAHVDGITGATALEQLGTTGTMAFSPLDAFLGFIPGSFGETSTLAILIGAAILLFTGIASWRTMVSVFAGGLAMGYLFQTLGVTEYPAWWHLIVGGFAFGAVFMATDPVTSSQTNTGKYIVGLMTGALAVLIRVVNPAYPEGMMLSILFMNALAPLVDYYVVEANVARRKKRVKLAK, from the coding sequence ATGGACAATATCAAGCCCACGTTCTCGAAAGGCGGGAAGCTGGGCTTTCTGGAATCGACGTTCGACGCGTTCGAAACGTTCCTCTTCGTACCCAACACCACGACCCGGAAAGGTGCGCACATCCGCGACTGCAACGACATGAAACGCACGATGATCATGGTCGTCGTGGCGCTGATGCCGGCATTCCTCTTCGGTTGCTACAACACGGGCGTTCAGGTCGGGCTGGAAGGCTTCCAGGCTTTCTTCTACGGACTGGTCCGCGTGCTGCCGATGGTCTGCGTTTCGTATATCGTGGGTCTGGGCATCGAGTTCGGGTTCGCGCAGGCGCGCGGCCACGAGGTCAACGAGGGCTTCCTCGTTTCGGGCCTCCTGATCCCGATGATCTTCCCCGTATCGACCCCGCTCTGGATGGTCGGGCTTTCGACGGCTTTCGCCGTGGTCTTCGGCAAGGAGGTCTTCGGCGGTACGGGCATGAACGTCTTCAACCCCGCGCTGCTGGCCCGCGCCTTCGCGTTCTTCGCCTACACCCCTTCGATGTCGGGCGAAACGGTGTGGTATTCCGACTGGACGATGATGGGTGCGCATGTTGACGGCATCACCGGCGCCACGGCCCTCGAACAGCTCGGCACGACCGGCACGATGGCTTTCTCGCCGTTGGACGCCTTCCTGGGATTCATCCCCGGATCGTTCGGCGAGACCTCGACGCTGGCCATCCTCATCGGCGCCGCCATCCTGCTCTTCACGGGCATCGCCTCGTGGCGCACGATGGTTTCGGTGTTCGCCGGCGGACTGGCGATGGGCTATCTGTTCCAGACGCTCGGCGTGACGGAATATCCCGCCTGGTGGCATCTGATCGTCGGCGGCTTCGCCTTCGGCGCGGTCTTCATGGCCACGGACCCCGTGACCTCGTCGCAGACCAATACCGGCAAGTACATCGTGGGTCTGATGACCGGTGCGCTGGCCGTGCTGATCCGCGTGGTCAACCCGGCCTATCCCGAAGGCATGATGCTTTCGATCCTCTTTATGAACGCGCTGGCTCCGCTGGTCGATTACTACGTGGTCGAGGCCAACGTCGCCCGCCGCAAGAAACGTGTCAAACTCGCAAAATAG